From one Drosophila subpulchrella strain 33 F10 #4 breed RU33 chromosome 3L, RU_Dsub_v1.1 Primary Assembly, whole genome shotgun sequence genomic stretch:
- the LOC119553108 gene encoding serine protease 1-like, with translation MTMKLLVLLLFVTTACAHRNRTAAHHDGTKDIIVNGYFAYPSKVPYVVGLRLSNGARCGGSVIHNNWILTAAQCLTTDSVEIHYGAIRVDNGRIKHTVTREDFFRHPGYPDVGGHDIGLIRTPYVGFSFFINKVSLPNLSQKGERFENSWAVACGWGGTGSGKLADWLQCIDVQVISNSECIKTYGSVADSSMCTSPIDGKSVCGGDYGGALVTHDNKIQVGVIAFSAASCQGGPSGYTRVTDHLDWIQEKSGVAYY, from the coding sequence GAATCGAACGGCAGCTCATCACGATGGTACTAAAGACATCATTGTTAACGGCTATTTCGCCTATCCGAGCAAGGTGCCCTACGTCGTGGGCCTCCGGCTGAGCAACGGAGCCAGGTGCGGAGGATCCGTAATCCACAACAATTGGATCCTGACAGCTGCCCAATGCCTGACCACCGACTCGGTGGAGATCCACTACGGTGCCATTCGGGTTGATAATGGTAGGATCAAGCACACTGTGACGCGGGAGGATTTCTTCCGTCATCCTGGATATCCCGATGTCGGTGGCCATGATATCGGACTCATACGTACTCCCTACGTGGGTTTCTCCTTCTTTATCAACAAGGTCTCACTACCCAATCTCAGCCAAAAGGGTGAACGTTTCGAGAACTCGTGGGCTGTGGCCTGCGGCTGGGGAGGAACTGGCAGTGGAAAACTGGCCGACTGGCTGCAGTGCATCGATGTGCAGGTCATTAGCAACAGCGAGTGCATCAAGACCTATGGATCTGTGGCCGACTCCAGTATGTGCACCAGTCCAATTGACGGAAAATCCGTGTGCGGTGGCGATTACGGAGGGGCACTAGTCACCCATGACAACAAAATCCAAGTGGGCGTAATTGCTTTCTCCGCCGCCAGCTGCCAGGGCGGCCCATCTGGTTATACCCGTGTCACTGACCACCTGGACTGGATCCAGGAAAAGTCGGGAGTTGCTTATTACTAA